Genomic segment of Eupeodes corollae chromosome 2, idEupCoro1.1, whole genome shotgun sequence:
agtcactaggccctggttcacaacggactgttgcgccacccaatttaatttaatttaacatgggatgacccccttaaaatataaaacgacAACAAACTAGGCCTAACTTGTCCTTACTTTTATAGTACCGGAGGTAATAGGAGTTAATTGTGATTTGACTGACGGACGGCAGAACAAACTGGGGCTTTTCGtagcttttttcaattaaaaacaaattctttcataaatatttattttgttttcaatattttctgttttatttattttgaatatattcttttatttacagATAGACTTGCTGTGATAATTATTGGAATAGTTACATTAATATTAGGTATAGTTTTATCAACAATACCATGGTtagattattttatattaaaggtaagttttaatttttattttttaaatttagtttattggcgcaaaattatttttgattagtAGCACAAAATTTACTAATGATTTGTTGGCTTCACCAGATTTAACAAGTTATTATACAGATATACACGATTactaattcgaaaaaaataagaatttcaaaaactgtttcGAAACAcaatgttgaaataaaagaaaacttaatttcgGGCGcttgtgttttaaataaatcaaaataaaattgtttgatacatttaaatggaaaaaactaaagaatattttaaaatataacaattttgcattacatggttataaaaattagtttttcttcaattctatTTGTCATTTTGTGagagtttaaaatttaagaagtgAAAACATTTTACTAAGTATTATGTGTCATACAGTCCTTAAAAGACCTTTTCTTAAATcgtcttaattttcaaaattattgttttctgcattttataaaacttcaacaatttttaattcattttcattcaactgaacgCACTTGAAACAATTCACAAACGGACATATTATTCTgacatttaaaatgtcaaagtaTATAGCTCCATTTTATGAAAACAGTTTGATGTCAAATTCTgtaagtttaaataatataaatcttATTAGTCTAAGTTTATACAAAAGAAAACGCTTAATTTCTCTTAAATTCTGTGCCATTCTTATTAATTCcctttaaaatacatatttttgttatttatttatacgtttatttattttttaaattctagaaTCTGCGATTATGGAATGATACATTAAGTTTTCATTATTGGCAAAGGCCGGGCGTAGTGCGATTAACGAGAGTTTACATTTATAATGTAACTAATCCAAATGGCTTTTTAAATGGTGAAAAGCCAAGACTTCAAGAAGTCGGACCATTTGTTTACAGGTATGTAAGTAGTGATAAATTTGTATagatatgttttcttttttcatttaaggtTTTTCAAAGTAAAACTTATAAATACTGAAGTTATATTCTCGTAATAAATGTTGTATTTGATTTAGTTCTTGAAGGCAATGCGTGCTTAGATATTTCAAAGATACCtgcaattttgtcaactgtcacttttaaagctgttaCCTTTTGACATTTCAGAAGTACAAAGTGCTCCATTACTTAAAATGGAACGATACTTGCGTTTGATAATTcattgaaattgtaaaaataagcTGCGAAACGAACTTCGACTATGCAGTTAAATATAGGAAAAAAATAGAGGGGTTTTACAAGTATATTAAAACGCCCTGATGTCAAGACCCACCCTCTCTAAcagaatattatatattttaaatattaacaaacttTATTGCTCTTTTTACGCCTGTCAAAGTTGTGCATTTGTAATTCTGTTTGTTAACACAAATAACGCAGATCTTAAACATTCTCTATAATCTTGCTTTTAGAACTCGTTACTTtatacttatttgttttaagtttttaatatgccgaatttctttaaaaaaaattatagaaaatgaCTGAAAATGTAAATGCTAAAGGGGCTATTAAACTAAACATAAAGACAACTTTTGAATTGAACCTAACTATGGAAAAATGTCTAGTTTAGTTTCCATCCATGGTGGGATTGCAACAGCTGATCGTTTAGGTGTGTTCCAAGGCTTAAATTCTTAGTACCATTTTAGCTGGTTCCTTTTTACCTGCTAGAAGTTTTTGCGTCTCTAGTTATTATGGACATTAAGTTTCTTAAACGTATTCTCAAGAAAAACgttctaacttatttttttttgtataattacaccagttttcaattttttttatttaaacgctCCCACTTCCCTTCCTTCCCGAGTACACAGCACTCAAAAAAAGTACCAATTCCGTCGTTGGTCTAATGTTTTACAATGTCTCCCATTATAGTTGACACTTAAattatccaaaaataaaaactagtcCCATAAACATTAAGGAAGCAATTAAATTAAACGCTCCCTCCATCAAAATTTCATAACATCATGTACCTTTTTACATATACCTACAAGCCATTTAGGCGTAGCTTATAAGAGTGAACTGAAAAGGTCAAAATCCGATGCTTCGCCTTAATGTATGTTCCTATATATTTCAATTGTTTGTTGCGCGTTGTAAACTTGGGTGCGCGCATGCGCCGCGCAGCTGTCACTTgctatataaaaatgtgaggTTCTCTtctcttcataaaaaaatgttaattatttttatgttttgacatAAAGTGTCGCTTATCGCATTccttaaacaaaaaccaaagggaagaaacatacaaacatatataaaatagttaGTATTCATTTGATCTTGACATTCAACATGCACTCTTAGAGGTTTATGtcacttttttgacataacatacattttaaattatgtgtCAAATAATCGGCGATGaagaaaaaatacgttttggaatGCATACGACATTCATACATGAAGCCAGGTTAAAAGTTCAAGTTtttgggtttatttttaaattatatttaattgcaAGGTAATCTTGACAAATTTGAATTAAGGTTtagttattttgacatttctatatTCACGTTCGTAAAGTGGAAGGTATAGATCACTTATCAGACTGTTGAtgtattgatattgatatatgTATCTTATGTTTACACCTTAAGTGTTAAGGTTGTTAATcatgatgatttttaaattattattaacattttacatctatttcttttttcatcagGGAAGACATGGAAAAAGTTAATGTCAACTTTTATGACAACTTTACAGTGTCATATCAGcataagaaaattttacaatttgttCCTGAACTGAGTATTGATAAAAATACAAGAATTATCACACCAAACATTCCTCTATTGGTAAGTTTtccataaagttttatttacattacgtttttgtttgacatttcgtTACATAATGACAAATTTATCATCTgtgatttatgtatttaaaaaaaattttattataatattttttgtttgttttttaaaaaaatagacgCTTACAAGTTTGAGTCCAAAACTTggatattttctttcaaaaactatttcgaTGGTACTTACAGCTGCTAAGTTTGAACCTTTCATAAGTGTGACAGCTGATCAACTTGTTTTTGGATATGATGATGCATTGGTTAGTTTGGCGCATAGATTTTATCCGAGACATATGCGTCCAATGGCAAGAATGGGACTTCTCATTGGAGTAAGTTAACACTTTTGTTTAtctctattttaaatttaactttattgaaaacTGTTGACGTTACGTCACCGTAACATATTCATATATTACGATATACTACGTTAAAGTCTTAGTGGTTATACGTATGGACATATATACATTTAAGTTTATTCTGATTAAAAATTCGACTTAAATCGTTatgttataaatttataaaacaatgtaACATGATGTAAGTAACTTAACGTAACGTAATTCAACTTTCAGTGAAATGATGAATAAAAATCACTCCAAATAGAATCAATAacttaattacttaaaaacCTCTGAAAAAAATTATGGTTTATTGAACAATCAATTGTCACAATCATCTAATTGTGTATTTTGACCTTACGTTACGTTAAGTTGATTCCTAGCTTCGTATTCTTCGATTTGGAGTTTCTTCTCAATTTGCTTtaacctatatttttttttgaattctagcGCAACGGTACACTAGAAGAAATCTCAACTATCAAAACAGGCCACACAGGAATGGATGAATTTGGCTACATATCGCGCCTTAATGGTCTTGATCACCTACCAACATGGCGTGAAAAGCCATGCGTAAGCATATCAGGATCAGAAGGTTCATTTTTTCCACCTCGAGACATAACCAAAGCAGATACTGTTTATATTTATGATAAAGACTTGTGCAGAGTGATTCCTTTGAAATACAGTGAAGGCGTTGAAAAAGATGGTAATTGTCAAAAGAAAtcgtaattttttagaaaattttaaaccaacctttttttttaatataggaaTAAATGCAGATTTATATCGATTGCCAGAAAATGCATACGGAGATTCGGAGAAAAACCCTGAAAATACATGTTTCGATGATGCTGATTATGAGCCAGAAAAAGGGCTCCAAAATATAAGTCCATGTCAATATGGTGCACCTGTTTATATATCAAATCCACATTTCTATCAAGCTCATCCGGATTTCTTGGATTCGGTGGAAGGATTGAAGCCAAATCAAAGTGAACACGAAACGTACTTTAAAATTCAACcggtaagttttatttaaacttaaaaacaattctaaattatatttgaaatttgtgaCATTCTtaatgtgcggttaaaaaaagaataactatttttttttgaaattttgagctcgcgtttttaaaagtaaaattgtaaaatgaaaatttaacatttgtctaactttaacaatttttgtattaatcttttatttttaccatttcAGAAACTCGGTGTTCCACTTGAAGGTAA
This window contains:
- the LOC129948611 gene encoding lysosome membrane protein 2, encoding MGLQKHYLRYGRSARDHIFGLGGGGGSGGGTANIRSRPTPLSMLISQGAKINNNRLAVIIIGIVTLILGIVLSTIPWLDYFILKNLRLWNDTLSFHYWQRPGVVRLTRVYIYNVTNPNGFLNGEKPRLQEVGPFVYREDMEKVNVNFYDNFTVSYQHKKILQFVPELSIDKNTRIITPNIPLLTLTSLSPKLGYFLSKTISMVLTAAKFEPFISVTADQLVFGYDDALVSLAHRFYPRHMRPMARMGLLIGRNGTLEEISTIKTGHTGMDEFGYISRLNGLDHLPTWREKPCVSISGSEGSFFPPRDITKADTVYIYDKDLCRVIPLKYSEGVEKDGINADLYRLPENAYGDSEKNPENTCFDDADYEPEKGLQNISPCQYGAPVYISNPHFYQAHPDFLDSVEGLKPNQSEHETYFKIQPKLGVPLEGKVRIQLNLKVTRAPNIHPVRNFRDFMFPVMWLEEGISELTPSIRRWIYLATVFAPFMIPVAAYFMIVSGSFAIIFIFVRAYQNFVFARDPTLEILEMGRRSIRRGSSFITQHQHKLLQTHHLQRDNYSLLKQSPSVVDEEKEKLPS